Proteins encoded together in one Phoenix dactylifera cultivar Barhee BC4 unplaced genomic scaffold, palm_55x_up_171113_PBpolish2nd_filt_p 000064F, whole genome shotgun sequence window:
- the LOC103714250 gene encoding uncharacterized protein LOC103714250 → MNNSQPILNGSNYTEWKERMLILLGCIDLDLVLRVDKPPVLTEGATLEEKAFYDKWDCSNRLSLLLMSAHVGRNVKGSIPECQTAHEFMEAVDQQFASSNKALASTLMAKLSSMRYSGSGSIREQIMEMRDIASQLNAIEITISDFFLVQLILNSLPHEFGPFKISYNTHKDIWSVNELLTMCVQEEGSDSQL, encoded by the coding sequence ATGAATAATTCTCAACCAATCCTTAATGGTTCCAACTATACGGAGTGGAAGGAAAGAATGCTTATTTTGTTGGGGTGCATAGATCTTGATCTAGTGTTGAGAGTTGATAAGCCACCTGTTCTTACAGAAGGTGCAACGCTAGAAGAAAAGGCTTTTTATGATAAGTGGGATTGCTCAAATCGGCTAAGTTTGTTGCTGATGTCGGCGCATGTCGGTAGGAACGTTAAGGGATCGATCCCTGAATGTCAAACAGCCCACGAATTTATGGAGGCAGTAGATCAGCAGTTTGCTTCCTCCAACAAGGCATTGGCTAGCACCCTAATGGCAAAGCTCTCGTCCATGAGGTACTCTGGTTCGGGCTCCATTCGAGAGCAAATAATGGAGATGCGGGATATAGCTTCACAGCTGAATGCGATCGAGATCACTATCTCGGATTTTTTTCTAGTGCAGCTTATTCTGAACTCCCTGCCGCATGAATTCGGACCCTTCAAGATCTCCTATAACACACATAAGGATATATGGTCAGTAAATGAACTACTGACCATGTGTGTTCAGGAGGAGGGcagtgatagtcaactttaa